One genomic window of Methanosarcina acetivorans C2A includes the following:
- a CDS encoding rubrerythrin family protein, translating into MKKMTEQHLINAFGGESQAHMRYLHFANQAEKENYTNVARLFRAISHAEYVHAGDHYKALKHLNGGFVANSMAAFGPGDTLKNLQLAIDGETFEIEEMYPVYIEVAKFQEEKLAQRSFEWSYATEKLHKQLFEKAFDAVNAGNDVELGPVHICEVCGYTLEGEAPDRCPVCGAVKEKFTGFR; encoded by the coding sequence ATGAAAAAAATGACAGAACAGCATCTGATCAATGCATTTGGTGGGGAAAGCCAGGCCCATATGAGATATTTGCACTTTGCAAACCAGGCCGAAAAAGAAAATTACACAAATGTAGCCCGCTTATTCCGGGCAATCTCCCATGCCGAATATGTACATGCAGGCGACCACTACAAGGCGTTGAAACACCTCAACGGGGGCTTTGTCGCAAACAGCATGGCAGCCTTCGGGCCGGGGGATACCCTGAAAAACCTTCAACTCGCAATCGACGGCGAGACATTCGAAATAGAGGAAATGTATCCCGTGTACATAGAAGTAGCAAAGTTCCAGGAAGAAAAACTCGCACAGAGAAGTTTCGAATGGTCCTATGCCACTGAAAAACTGCACAAACAGCTCTTTGAAAAAGCATTCGATGCGGTTAATGCAGGAAATGACGTCGAACTCGGGCCCGTCCACATCTGCGAAGTGTGTGGGTACACTCTCGAAGGGGAGGCTCCAGATAGGTGTCCTGTGTGCGGTGCCGTGAAAGAGAAGTTTACCGGATTTAGATAA
- a CDS encoding GNAT family N-acetyltransferase gives MKITREIKTERLVIRKFERGDFEAFHNFMTDPEATKYLLFSNEQKTENGIRELFDYTINSYSEDMDAVSFAIAIKNTNDYIGSVGYAPDFNGKDIQIYWSINREFQNNGYATEATKALLQNLKSQSEKKIRAYCHIENASSEAVAEKVGMKDLGILFIKEIAQESRVFET, from the coding sequence ATGAAAATCACCAGGGAAATAAAAACCGAAAGGCTGGTAATCCGAAAATTTGAAAGAGGAGACTTTGAAGCTTTTCACAATTTTATGACAGATCCCGAAGCTACCAAATATCTATTATTTTCTAATGAGCAGAAAACTGAAAACGGAATCAGAGAATTGTTTGATTATACTATAAATTCTTATTCAGAGGACATGGATGCAGTGTCTTTTGCAATTGCAATTAAAAACACAAATGATTATATTGGTTCTGTGGGTTATGCTCCTGATTTCAACGGAAAAGACATACAGATTTATTGGTCCATTAACAGGGAGTTCCAGAATAATGGCTATGCAACCGAGGCAACAAAAGCATTGTTGCAGAATCTCAAATCTCAAAGTGAGAAAAAGATAAGGGCATATTGCCATATTGAAAATGCAAGCTCCGAAGCTGTTGCAGAGAAAGTTGGCATGAAAGATTTAGGAATATTATTTATTAAGGAAATTGCACAGGAAAGCAGAGTTTTTGAAACATAG
- a CDS encoding DUF7286 family protein has translation MKHIAGKRSTKCSCFFKDTRAYIPYSIIGIFIVLAATFTSVYLLKMDSEVAETIYTTEKSNPRKTAISLAASDLARCLNYAGMEALEWQGEHPVILPEGSPVERSSEDNFMVTPQNQNLEKGDTLQISINMPSDVWGKIESLWKNRDIVLVVNDSAGRQIKRVNYGQATGFLQKVSFEEYLEVPESAEAGYASIELYYGDELKASDWFQIEASPIKDITAEAFNRLLLANYQGNSHTFLEYAINVKPDIAPEEIKVRKVNGTLQREISSDDKKYTNKKYTIYYVFEVPVLNYTLVDLESGETYNLSMNLSTLIPSREPLLEELVREYETALGTSSSLDSTSNIVLGATNLRTFIYGPWQHYANGPLNILTNPALASSVNGATLYTQKRVFDSVDPLALTYTTFYNGKVLYEDVCSSSNSKTSPSLLDSANLNTTGFNTTGSSASASFYEADEGVNLTTAYSSLAANRSFSLDVEEGIEQSLKEVNISYDELSEYSEITVSASDYTEGVLDGWVFNDHVWAEETPDLIHDIADSVYTAPVQGQILRDGFNSPVPLASAITANFDTDSVSYSGHTVSWDSDYLASGTHRGSLVPSYPWNDSVTNSYSKTLDPNIDPPRGRVKRWYITAASVRLKSVDIAAVRVEPQYYYRANDQLLTEHRTGDGYLSSEDHIFDWGIRYAIYYNIRTTWEIDYDYKYTYVWYTVSHSADGTETVEANYGTSRGSDSETVSKTDLESFYHTETESENLTVIYHQRPPTGGYTGLSTYTDPVEREYRKTTLYTAGAERFDPCCSDAADKYRAAYVNIRTLESTFLTYPDRMYLAERAVNCDIPSWLHRVMAEEVLAMLDAIEKDNLNFSYSLLESPGEDPTDLQVETAKKLIFNLEANREAYVNKKQHLAPSGKMYVCSDSARYIARNEAYNRLLKDIEQKNKKLDSDLNSYILDALEEKGLSTGAFDSVTSGPMTLFDNPAMEKAASALGQDMGIISTIKVTGQPESKYSWTENLTLIVDQKPNYLYHDPDFDLRGEYEWADSMGGKTIYPLGVRNTCIFTANVSEEIADAISSSGEYVKTETSQQISRSISTLNTEVNLLEQNLSEQGVSLDTARLNTEVHNLKLVYAREMRFQITEEVAAEVSSNPVVSGWISETRVRAVTAGYLKSLSDEEIIEKSTTDQLATELAAIVKTNIRNSKPSVEPDELEAVLNRVDTDVRIGIANGICAVTASKGETIDILFEHIDGELKNLTNETVDMYSGEVADRVTKRLDRTMTAVPCGLPVLPPHWVFTVNVWTYEVKGEYETFTLIDNDNEVIPKPYFGHKGQKYVRKYEHISHPYKKNPDGSSIWLGENSRIQFQINGYASTIVGTGPKGVGDKEGGYSEKSVGFVEL, from the coding sequence GTGAAGCACATAGCTGGGAAAAGATCTACCAAGTGTTCCTGTTTTTTTAAGGATACCCGCGCCTATATTCCTTATTCCATAATCGGGATTTTCATTGTCCTTGCTGCAACCTTCACCTCTGTTTACCTCCTGAAAATGGACAGTGAGGTTGCCGAAACAATCTATACTACAGAGAAAAGCAATCCCAGGAAGACGGCTATATCCCTTGCGGCATCCGATCTTGCTCGCTGCCTTAACTATGCCGGAATGGAGGCTCTGGAATGGCAGGGAGAACACCCTGTTATCCTGCCTGAGGGCTCTCCGGTTGAAAGGTCCTCTGAAGACAATTTTATGGTAACTCCGCAAAACCAGAACCTTGAGAAAGGAGACACTCTTCAAATCTCCATAAACATGCCTTCAGATGTCTGGGGCAAAATCGAATCCCTCTGGAAGAACAGGGATATTGTCCTGGTCGTAAACGACTCTGCCGGACGGCAAATCAAACGTGTGAACTATGGGCAGGCTACCGGTTTTCTTCAGAAAGTATCTTTTGAAGAATACCTGGAAGTCCCGGAAAGTGCAGAAGCCGGATATGCATCCATAGAACTTTATTACGGAGACGAACTCAAAGCTTCGGACTGGTTTCAGATCGAAGCAAGCCCCATAAAAGATATTACGGCAGAGGCTTTTAACCGGCTGCTTCTGGCAAATTACCAGGGCAACAGCCACACTTTCCTGGAATATGCCATTAATGTCAAACCTGACATAGCCCCCGAAGAGATAAAGGTCAGGAAGGTTAACGGGACCCTGCAGCGGGAAATTTCCTCTGATGACAAAAAATACACAAACAAAAAATACACGATCTACTACGTCTTCGAAGTCCCTGTTTTGAATTACACCCTTGTGGATCTTGAATCAGGAGAAACGTACAATCTGAGTATGAACCTCTCCACCCTTATCCCTTCAAGGGAACCTCTGCTTGAAGAACTTGTACGGGAATATGAAACCGCCCTCGGAACCTCCTCAAGCCTGGACTCGACTTCAAATATCGTGCTTGGGGCAACAAACCTGAGGACTTTTATCTACGGCCCCTGGCAGCACTATGCAAACGGGCCTCTGAACATCCTGACCAATCCTGCTCTTGCAAGTTCGGTTAACGGGGCCACGCTCTACACTCAAAAACGGGTTTTTGACTCGGTTGACCCCCTGGCCCTTACATACACAACTTTCTACAACGGAAAGGTCCTGTATGAAGACGTCTGTTCTTCCAGCAATTCAAAAACCAGCCCAAGCCTGTTGGATTCTGCCAATTTGAATACAACCGGTTTTAATACGACCGGTTCGAGTGCTTCTGCGTCCTTCTATGAGGCAGATGAAGGAGTAAACCTTACGACTGCATACTCTTCCCTTGCAGCAAACAGGTCTTTTTCCCTGGATGTGGAGGAGGGTATAGAACAGTCTCTTAAAGAGGTAAACATCTCCTACGACGAGCTTTCCGAATATTCGGAAATAACAGTTTCAGCCTCAGACTATACGGAAGGAGTCCTCGATGGCTGGGTCTTTAACGACCATGTGTGGGCCGAGGAAACTCCTGACCTTATCCACGATATTGCCGACAGCGTTTACACGGCTCCGGTTCAGGGTCAGATCCTGAGGGACGGCTTCAATTCTCCTGTCCCTCTGGCTTCGGCAATTACAGCGAATTTTGACACGGATTCGGTTTCATATAGCGGGCACACCGTCAGCTGGGACTCGGATTATTTAGCATCGGGTACGCACAGAGGTTCACTTGTGCCCTCGTACCCCTGGAATGATTCCGTTACGAACTCATACTCAAAAACCCTGGACCCCAATATCGACCCTCCGAGAGGGAGGGTAAAAAGGTGGTATATTACAGCTGCCTCTGTTCGTTTAAAGTCCGTGGATATAGCTGCCGTAAGAGTTGAGCCTCAATATTATTACAGGGCTAATGACCAGCTTCTTACCGAGCACAGGACCGGTGACGGCTATCTCAGTAGCGAGGACCATATCTTTGATTGGGGTATCCGTTATGCTATTTATTACAACATCAGGACAACATGGGAAATCGATTACGACTATAAATACACGTATGTCTGGTATACTGTCAGCCATAGCGCGGACGGCACCGAAACCGTAGAAGCAAATTACGGCACATCGAGAGGCTCGGATTCCGAAACCGTTAGCAAAACCGATCTGGAGTCATTCTACCATACAGAAACCGAATCCGAAAACCTTACTGTAATTTATCACCAGCGCCCACCCACCGGCGGCTACACGGGACTTTCAACCTATACCGACCCTGTAGAAAGAGAATACAGGAAAACAACCCTGTATACTGCCGGAGCAGAGAGGTTTGACCCTTGCTGTTCCGATGCTGCAGACAAGTACAGGGCTGCCTATGTGAATATCAGGACGCTTGAAAGCACTTTCCTGACTTATCCCGACAGGATGTATCTCGCAGAGCGCGCCGTCAACTGCGATATCCCATCCTGGCTGCACAGGGTAATGGCTGAAGAAGTGCTGGCAATGCTTGATGCCATCGAAAAAGACAACCTGAATTTCAGCTATTCGCTCCTTGAATCCCCCGGAGAGGACCCAACCGACCTGCAGGTGGAAACTGCAAAAAAACTCATTTTTAACCTTGAAGCAAACCGGGAAGCCTATGTAAATAAAAAGCAGCACCTAGCCCCCTCCGGAAAGATGTACGTCTGCAGCGACTCTGCCCGTTATATTGCAAGAAACGAAGCCTACAACAGGCTGCTTAAAGATATCGAGCAGAAAAACAAAAAACTGGACTCTGACCTCAACTCCTATATTCTGGATGCCCTTGAGGAAAAAGGCCTCAGTACCGGCGCGTTTGACAGCGTGACCTCAGGTCCCATGACCCTTTTCGATAACCCTGCAATGGAGAAGGCTGCCTCGGCTCTCGGGCAGGACATGGGCATAATCTCCACAATAAAAGTTACAGGCCAACCCGAAAGCAAATACAGCTGGACCGAAAACCTCACCCTCATCGTTGACCAGAAACCGAATTACCTCTACCATGACCCTGATTTCGACCTGAGAGGAGAATACGAATGGGCTGATTCCATGGGCGGAAAAACCATCTATCCTCTAGGCGTCAGGAACACCTGCATTTTTACGGCCAACGTCTCCGAAGAAATTGCAGATGCCATCTCTTCAAGTGGTGAATACGTAAAAACCGAAACTTCCCAGCAGATCAGCCGGAGTATTTCCACCCTGAACACGGAAGTTAATCTGCTGGAGCAGAACCTCAGCGAACAGGGAGTTTCTCTGGACACAGCCCGCCTTAACACAGAAGTTCATAACCTAAAACTGGTCTATGCCCGGGAAATGAGGTTCCAGATTACTGAAGAGGTAGCCGCTGAGGTAAGTTCAAATCCTGTTGTTTCCGGCTGGATAAGCGAAACACGCGTACGTGCAGTCACAGCCGGTTACCTTAAAAGTCTCTCCGATGAAGAAATTATTGAAAAATCTACAACGGACCAGCTTGCAACCGAACTTGCCGCCATCGTAAAAACAAATATTCGAAACTCAAAGCCTTCGGTTGAACCTGATGAACTTGAAGCCGTTTTGAACAGGGTCGATACGGATGTTAGAATCGGCATTGCAAACGGCATCTGTGCAGTTACAGCCAGCAAAGGGGAAACAATTGATATTCTTTTTGAACATATTGATGGTGAACTGAAAAACCTGACAAATGAGACCGTTGATATGTATTCGGGAGAGGTAGCTGACAGGGTTACAAAAAGGTTGGATAGGACTATGACAGCTGTTCCCTGCGGGCTGCCTGTGTTGCCACCGCATTGGGTTTTTACGGTTAATGTCTGGACGTATGAGGTAAAAGGAGAGTACGAGACGTTTACTCTCATCGATAATGATAATGAAGTGATCCCAAAGCCTTACTTTGGGCATAAAGGACAGAAATATGTTAGAAAGTATGAACACATAAGCCATCCTTATAAAAAGAATCCAGATGGAAGTAGCATTTGGTTAGGTGAAAATTCAAGGATACAATTCCAAATAAATGGATATGCGTCTACCATTGTTGGAACTGGTCCTAAAGGTGTCGGTGATAAAGAAGGGGGCTATTCAGAAAAATCAGTTGGATTTGTTGAGCTATAA
- a CDS encoding sarcinarray family MAST domain-containing protein, with protein sequence MKMKTLFLGFLICLVAFPNISSASSPYGEMQVYFNDRLLPGSEVAKPTLKIGEPFNVSINLTVYQKSEVSVMLSEIGDGDFVILNGFTKEMNKYGSKVMEKDSSKVFEWTVIPTENWAGGSIPVNFVYQINDFETGKILVNSGFTIAYPYISNEYYEGEIPTSEEQPASETEPSSTSASAPAFTLAGALLVLALAFALFRR encoded by the coding sequence ATGAAAATGAAAACTCTATTTTTAGGATTCCTTATATGTTTGGTGGCATTTCCAAACATATCTTCTGCAAGCAGCCCATATGGAGAAATGCAGGTTTATTTCAATGACAGATTATTGCCTGGCTCTGAAGTTGCAAAACCTACTTTAAAAATAGGGGAGCCATTTAACGTGAGTATAAATCTCACTGTTTACCAAAAATCCGAAGTCTCGGTAATGTTAAGTGAAATTGGTGATGGAGATTTTGTAATTTTGAATGGATTCACGAAAGAAATGAATAAATATGGCTCAAAAGTCATGGAAAAAGACTCCTCTAAGGTATTTGAATGGACGGTAATTCCTACTGAAAATTGGGCTGGTGGTTCTATACCAGTTAACTTTGTTTATCAAATTAATGATTTTGAAACGGGGAAAATTTTAGTTAACAGTGGATTCACAATTGCTTATCCATATATTTCCAACGAATACTACGAAGGCGAAATTCCCACTTCTGAAGAGCAACCAGCCTCAGAAACCGAGCCTTCGTCCACATCTGCATCTGCTCCAGCTTTTACACTTGCCGGTGCGCTTTTGGTTCTTGCATTGGCTTTTGCCCTGTTCCGCAGGTGA